One Camelina sativa cultivar DH55 chromosome 3, Cs, whole genome shotgun sequence genomic window carries:
- the LOC104776872 gene encoding cytosolic sulfotransferase 7-like: MDEKEIPKNQQREDDEETMNLISSLPSDVDFDGKKLFKYQGCWYNDIILQGILNFQRGFEPQDTDIVIASFPKSGTTWLKALTVALLERSKHSSSDDHPLLLDNPHGLVPYLELIFQTSKPDMTSISSSPRLFSTHMAFQTLREALQNSPCKIVYVWRNMKDVLVSFWYFKCAILKIEEERSMLESMFASFCRGVINNGPFWEHVLSYWKGSLEDPKNVLFLKYEELKTDPNVQLKKLAEFLGCPFTVEEEESGSVEEILDLCSLRNLKNLEINKTGKTARGFDHKTFFRKGQVGDSKNYLTPEMEKRIDMIVEEKFRGSDIKF; encoded by the coding sequence atggatgAGAAAGAGATCCCAAAGAACCAGCAgagagaagacgacgaagaaacCATGAATCTGATATCATCACTTCCCTCAGACGTAGATTTCGATGGTAAAAAGCTGTTCAAGTACCAAGGATGTTGGTACAACGACATAATTCTGCAAGGAATCCTCAACTTCCAAAGAGGGTTCGAGCCACAAGACACTGACATAGTCATTGCTTCGTTTCCCAAATCTGGCACTACGTGGCTTAAAGCTCTCACAGTAGCTCTCTTGGAGAGATCCAAACACTCTTCTTCTGATGATCATCCTCTTCTACTTGATAATCCTCATGGGCTAGTACCATACCTCGAGCTCATCTTCCAAACCTCAAAACCAGATATGACCAGTATCTCATCATCCCCGAGACTATTCTCGACTCACATGGCATTCCAAACACTGCGAGAGGCTCTCCAGAACTCTCCTTGTAAGATTGTGTACGTGTGGAGGAACATGAAAGACGTCTTGGTGTCTTTTTGGTACTTCAAGTGCGCAATTctaaagatagaagaagagagaagcatGTTGGAGTCAATGTTCGCATCGTTTTGCAGAGGAGTCATCAATAACGGACCTTTTTGGGAACATGTATTGAGCTATTGGAAAGGAAGTTTGGAAGATCCCAAGAACGTGCTTTTCTTGAAGTACGAGGAGTTGAAAACAGATCCTAACGTTCAGCTCAAGAAACTTGCCGAGTTCTTGGGTTGTCCTTTTacggtggaagaagaagagagtggatCTGTGGAAGAGATCTTAGACCTTTGCTCATTGCGTAACTTGAAGAACTTGGAGATCAACAAGACTGGAAAGACGGCTAGAGGGTTCGATCACAAGACCTTTTTCCGTAAAGGCCAAGTTGGTGACTCGAAGAATTATCTAACTCCTGAAATGGAGAAGAGAATTGACATGATCGTCGAGGAGAAGTTTCGAGGTTCCGACATAAAATTCTAA
- the LOC104776873 gene encoding GEM-like protein 1: MSGQENHDTSRISSTPATATPPPPSHSSDYAPYPKLDPTDVNPPPSQPIPAAATTMPPESNPYVSPAPVPKNTMDSVKDTLGKWGKMAAEATKKAEDLAGNVWQHLKTGPSVADAAVSRIAQGTKILAEGGYEKVFKQTFDCLPEEQLRKTYACYLSTSAGPVMGVMYLSTHKLAFCSDNPLSYKEGEQTQWSYYKVVLPVNQLKAVNPSTSRVNTSEKYIQVISIDNHEFWFMGFVTYESAVKTLQEAVQSHGP, from the exons atgaGTGGGCAAGAGAATCATGATACCAGCCGGATCTCTTCTACTCCCGCCACCGCCACGCCGCCTCCGCCTTCTCATTCCTCTGACTACGCTCCTTACCCTAAGCTCGACCCTACCGACGTCAATCCTCCTCCTTCCCAGCCCATCCCCGCCGCAGCCACCACCATGCCGCCCGAGTCCAATCCTTACGTTTCTCCTGCCCCTGTTCCCAAGa ATACGATGGATTCGGTTAAGGATACGCTAGGTAAATGGGGGAAGATGGCTGCCGAAGCTACCAAGAAGGCCGAGGATCTCGCCGGAAACGTTTGGCAACACC TGAAAACTGGTCCAAGTGTAGCCGATGCTGCTGTTTCGCGGATTGCTCAGGGGACAAAGATACTTGCAGAAGGTGGATATGAAAAGGTCTTCAAGCAAACATTTGATTGCCTTCCTGAGGAACAGCTTCGCAAGACCTATGCTTGCTACTTGTCTACATCTGCTGGTCCTGTCATGGGAGTTATGTATCTTTCGACTCACAAGCTTGCCTTCTGTAGTGACAATCCTCTCTCCTACAAGGAGGGCGAGCAGACCCAGTGGAGCTATTACAAG GTGGTACTTCCGGTGAACCAGCTGAAGGCAGTGAACCCATCAACAAGCAGAGTGAACACATCTGAGAAATACATACAAGTGATTTCCATCGACAACCACGAGTTCTGGTTTATGGGGTTTGTGACTTACGAAAGCGCTGTGAAGACCCTTCAAGAAGCGGTGCAATCACATGGCCCTTGA
- the LOC104776869 gene encoding uncharacterized protein LOC104776869, with product MGHDNITKLGSLLVKLHRGPSSWLCLHPRPERNTNGGRIKLVRSDGSLEVYDRPVVVSELTKDFPKHEICRSDLLYIGQKTPVLSETETLKLGLNYFLLPSDFFKNDLSFLTIATLKTSQNGGVMVKKTQKQPQPFLIQKGEKGERLRIRVSEDFISELMMEGRKNRAIKEEEEEEEEEEEGEGRVCTTVKLKKDYVQLVGLRKWKPKLETITETKAMKAAAVEKTKKKRKRFSVMKKKSSHQSDSCSKRKLQSKFKSKSAKKTILRKVE from the coding sequence ATGGGTCATGATAACATCACAAAGCTCGGGAGTCTACTCGTAAAGCTACACAGAGGTCCTTCGAGTTGGCTCTGTCTCCATCCCCGACCAGAGAGAAACACCAACGGCGGACGAATCAAGCTCGTCAGATCCGACGGTTCTTTAGAAGTCTACGATCGTCCCGTAGTGGTCTCAGAGCTCACAAAAGACTTCCCAAAACACGAAATCTGTAGATCGGACTTACTCTACATAGGACAAAAAACCCCTGTTCTGTCCGAAACCGAAACACTCAAGCTCGGTCTCAACTACTTCCTCCTCCCATCAGATTTCTTTAAGAACGATCTCTCTTTCCTCACCATAGCCACACTTAAAACCTCTCAGAACGGTGGCGTTATGGTGAAGAAGACTCAAAAGCAGCCTCAGCCTTTTCTTATACAAAAGGGAGAGAAAGGAGAGCGTTTAAGGATCCGTGTGTCTGAAGATTTCATCTCCGAACTGATGATGGAAGGAAGAAAGAACAGagcaatcaaagaagaagaggaagaagaagaagaagaagaagaaggagaaggtagAGTTTGTACTACTGTGAAGTTGAAGAAAGATTATGTTCAACTGGTTGGTTTGCGTAAATGGAAGCCTAAGCTTGAGACGATAACAGAGACTAAGGCGATGAAAGCAGCAGCTGttgagaaaacgaagaagaaacgAAAGAGGTTTagtgtgatgaagaagaagtcgtCTCATCAGAGTGATTCATGTTCGAAGCGTAAGCTTCAATCCAAATTCAAGTCCAAAAGTGCCAAGAAAACTATTCTTAGGAAAGTAGAATAa
- the LOC104776871 gene encoding uncharacterized protein LOC104776871: MPPPLTKLLLFESPTVFSGGGKKSWSIPSIRFHDSKVQHRSTSHAKHLVMCRKQPRIAIGRLIMLRVLWYVYVMNATTSHSKAGVLFAMGWDLRRLLLQRVYTWPLFSYVVHFG; encoded by the exons ATGCCGCCTCCTTTAACAAAACTCCTCCTTTTT GAATCTCCGACAGTGTTCAGTGGAGGAGGAAAAAAGTCGTGGTCTATTCCATCGATAAGATTTCACGACAGCAAG GTACAACACCGTTCCACTAGCCATGCAAAACATCTGGTCATGTGCCGGAAACAACCTAGGATTGCCATTGGACGACTTATCATGCTTCGTGTACTCTGGTATGTATATGTGATGAATGCAACAACGAGTCATTCCAAGGCCGGTGTGTTATTTGCGATGGGTTGGGATCTCAGACGCTTATTACTGCAAAGAGTGTACACTTGGCCTCTCTTTTCATATGTGGTTCACTTTGGATAG
- the LOC104776870 gene encoding cytosolic sulfotransferase 7-like, with product MDEKEIPENLHREDDEETMNLISSLPSCVDFEGTKLCKYQGCWYDSKTMQGILNFQRGFEPQDTDIVIASFPKSGTTWLKALTVALLERSKHSSSDDHPLLLDNPHGLVPFLELIFETSKPDMTNISSSPRLFSTHVAFQTLREALKNSPCKIVYVWRNVKDVLVSFWYFKCAILKIKEEGSMLESLFESFCGGVINHGPFWEHVLSYWKGSLEDPKNVLFLKYEELKTDPNVQLKKLAEFLGCPFTVEEEESGSVEEILDLCLLRNLKNLEINKTGKTARGSDHKTFFRKGEVGDSKNYLTPEMEKRIDMIVEEKFRGSDIKF from the coding sequence atggatGAGAAAGAGATCCCAGAGAACCTGCAcagagaagacgacgaagaaacCATGAATCTGATCTCATCACTTCCCTCATGCGTAGATTTCGAGGGTACAAAGCTGTGCAAGTACCAAGGATGTTGGTACGACAGCAAAACTATGCAAGGAATCCTCAACTTCCAAAGAGGGTTCGAGCCACAAGACACTGACATAGTCATTGCTTCGTTTCCCAAATCTGGCACTACGTGGCTTAAAGCTCTCACAGTAGCTCTCTTGGAGAGATCCAAACACTCTTCTTCTGATGATCATCCTCTTCTACTTGACAATCCTCATGGGCTAGTACCATTCCTCGAGCTCATCTTCGAAACCTCAAAACCAGATATGACTAATATCTCATCATCCCCGAGGCTATTCTCGACTCACGTGGCATTCCAAACACTGCGAGAGGCTCTCAAGAACTCTCCTTGTAAGATTGTGTACGTGTGGAGGAACGTGAAAGACGTGTTGGTGTCTTTTTGGTACTTCAAGTGCGCAATTctaaagataaaagaagaggGAAGCATGTTGGAGTCATTGTTCGAATCGTTTTGCGGAGGAGTCATCAATCACGGACCATTTTGGGAACATGTATTGAGCTATTGGAAAGGAAGCTTGGAAGATCCCAAGAACGTGCTTTTCTTGAAGTACGAGGAGTTGAAAACAGATCCTAACGTTCAGCTCAAGAAACTTGCCGAGTTCTTGGGTTGTCCTTTTacggtggaagaagaagagagtggatCTGTGGAAGAGATCTTAGACCTTTGCCTATTGCGTAACTTGAAGAACTTGGAAATCAACAAGACCGGAAAGACGGCTAGAGGGTCCGATCACAAGACCTTTTTCCGTAAAGGCGAAGTTGGTGACTCGAAGAATTATCTAACTCCTGAAATGGAGAAGAGAATTGACATGATCGTCGAGGAGAAGTTTCGAGGTTCCGACATAAAATTCTAA